In Peromyscus eremicus chromosome 15, PerEre_H2_v1, whole genome shotgun sequence, a genomic segment contains:
- the LOC131925707 gene encoding olfactory receptor 10J1-like: MKKQNYTLVSEFIFQGFSNFHEHQLTLFVVFLALYILTLAGNVIIVTIISLDHHLHTPMYFFLSMLSASETVYTLVIIPRMLFNLIGLSQSISLAGCATQMFFFITLAINNCFLLTAMGYDRFVAICNPLRYSVIMNKRVCLQLAWGACSIGLIVAMIQVSAVFRLPFCTAKVAHFFCDIRPVMKLSCIDTTANEILTLIISVLVILIPMSLVFISYILIISTILKIASAEGRKKAFATCASHITVVVIHYGCASIAYLKPKSENTRDEDQLISVTYTVITPLLNPVVYTLRNKEVKDALYRAVGKKLP; encoded by the coding sequence ATGAAGAAACAGAATTACACTTTGGTGAGTGAGTTCATTTTCCAGGGTTTTTCTAACTTCCATGAGCACCAGCTCACACTCTTCGTTGTGTTCCTGGCACTGTACATATTAACCCTGGCAGGTAATGTCATCATTGTGACCATCATCAGTCTTGATCATCACCTTCACactcccatgtacttcttcctcagcaTGCTGTCCGCTTCAGAGACTGTGTACACACTTGTCATTATACCAAGAATGCTGTTCAACCTCATTGGCCTGAGTCAGTCCATTTCCTTGGCAGGTTGTGCCACTCAGATGTTCTTCTTCATCACTTTGGCTATCAACAACTGCTTCTTGCTCACAGCCATGGGATATGACCGCTTTGTGGCTATTTGCAACCCTTTGAGGTACTCAGTCATCATGAACAAGAGGGTGTGCCTCCAGCTGGCGTGGGGAGCCTGTAGCATTGGTCTAATTGTGGCAATGATACAAGTGTCAGCTGTGTTCAGGCTGCCCTTCTGTACCGCCAAGGTGGCTCACTTCTTCTGTGACATCCGGCCTGTGATGAAACTCTCCTGCATTGACACCACTGCCAATGAGATCCTGACTTTGATCATAAGTGTGTTGGTGATCTTGATCCCCATGAGCTTGGTTTTTATCTCCTACATCCTCATCATCTCCACCATCCTCAAGATTGCCTCTGCTGAGGGCAGGAAGAAGGCCTTTGCCACCTGTGCCTCTCATATCACAGTAGTCGTTATCCACTATGGCTGTGCCTCCATTGCCTACCTCAAACCCAAATCAGAGAACACCAGGGATGAAGACCAGCTGATCTCTGTGACCTACACTGTCATCACACCTCTCCTTAACCCTGTGGTATATACCTTAAGGAACAAAGAAGTTAAGGATGCTTTGTACAGGGCCGTGGGAAAGAAACTTCCCTGA